A genomic region of Mycobacterium senriense contains the following coding sequences:
- a CDS encoding isocitrate lyase/PEP mutase family protein produces the protein MDDTERTRRGDEFRRLHTGDEILVLPNPWDIGTARLFANLGYRALATTSAGLAFSLGRRDGDGAVSRDEALGHARAIVGATPLPVTADLENGFGDAPETVAETVRLAGEAGLAGASIEDATYDADAPIFPRALAIERIHAAVEAARALRHPFTLTARSENFIRGRPDLDDTVSRLQAFEAAGADVLYAPGLPDEAALRRVCGSVTRPFNYVAGFGPARFTLVQLKEFGVRRVSIGTSFCRTGLTAVVRAAREVLDHGSFEYVDGIHSVADFNELIDPRGSDR, from the coding sequence ATGGATGACACCGAACGGACCCGTCGTGGCGACGAATTCCGCCGCCTGCACACCGGCGACGAGATTCTCGTGCTCCCCAATCCCTGGGACATCGGCACCGCCCGGTTGTTCGCCAACCTCGGGTATCGCGCATTGGCGACCACCAGCGCCGGCCTGGCGTTCTCGTTGGGCCGCCGCGATGGCGACGGCGCGGTCAGCAGGGACGAAGCCCTCGGACACGCGCGCGCCATCGTCGGGGCAACCCCGCTTCCGGTGACCGCGGATCTGGAGAACGGGTTCGGCGACGCCCCCGAGACGGTGGCCGAAACGGTGCGCCTGGCGGGCGAGGCCGGGCTGGCCGGGGCCTCGATCGAGGACGCCACGTATGACGCCGACGCGCCGATCTTTCCCCGCGCGCTGGCAATCGAGCGCATCCACGCCGCCGTCGAGGCCGCGCGGGCGCTGCGGCATCCGTTCACCCTGACCGCGCGCTCGGAGAATTTCATCCGCGGCCGTCCGGACCTCGACGACACGGTGTCGCGGCTGCAGGCATTCGAGGCGGCCGGCGCCGATGTCTTGTACGCACCCGGCCTGCCCGACGAGGCGGCGCTGCGCCGGGTGTGCGGCAGCGTCACCCGGCCGTTCAACTACGTCGCCGGGTTCGGGCCGGCCCGTTTCACGCTCGTCCAGCTCAAGGAATTCGGGGTGCGCAGGGTGTCGATCGGCACCTCCTTCTGCCGCACCGGCCTTACCGCAGTCGTCCGTGCCGCACGGGAAGTGCTCGACCACGGCTCGTTCGAGTATGTCGACGGCATCCACAGCGTCGCCGACTTCAACGAGCTCATCGATCCCCGCGGGTCCGATCGCTGA
- a CDS encoding PPE family protein — MNFATLPPEISSGLMYSGPGAGSMMRAAAAWEALAARLFSAAADYRTVTARLATNGDGAALRQAAARYVDWLDAVAAGSEHAATQLTAAAGAHQSAFTATVPPAEIARNRTHRMSLVSANCLGQRSAAIANADAEYDAMWARNADAMHAYAEAAAGAVAMTPFPAPPGNPAVTKRHWALQSAPDVITAGCELMSAIPDALKGLSSSPLTTLEASLAAVTPSLSKLNSVTAPSDFAIGHLNSMNKTAALQSLFPKPAVSNGVNAGLGRGTPVGVLSVPRAWAAAAPMTERLREDRVREPIRLVAISEHPG, encoded by the coding sequence ATGAATTTTGCGACGCTACCTCCGGAGATCAGCTCCGGGCTGATGTATTCGGGTCCCGGCGCGGGATCGATGATGCGCGCCGCGGCGGCGTGGGAAGCGTTGGCCGCACGGCTCTTCAGCGCCGCGGCCGACTACCGGACGGTGACCGCGCGGCTGGCGACCAACGGCGATGGCGCGGCGCTGCGCCAAGCCGCGGCACGGTACGTCGACTGGCTCGACGCCGTCGCGGCCGGCAGCGAGCATGCGGCCACCCAGCTCACGGCGGCGGCCGGCGCGCATCAGTCGGCCTTCACGGCGACGGTGCCGCCAGCGGAGATCGCCCGCAACCGGACGCACCGAATGTCACTGGTTTCGGCGAATTGTCTGGGCCAGCGCAGCGCGGCGATCGCGAACGCCGATGCCGAGTACGACGCGATGTGGGCGCGAAACGCCGACGCCATGCACGCCTACGCCGAGGCCGCGGCCGGTGCCGTGGCGATGACCCCGTTCCCCGCCCCGCCGGGCAATCCCGCTGTGACGAAACGTCATTGGGCCCTGCAGTCGGCGCCGGACGTCATAACCGCCGGCTGCGAACTGATGTCGGCGATACCCGACGCCCTCAAAGGGCTGTCCTCGTCGCCGCTGACCACGCTCGAAGCGTCCCTCGCCGCGGTCACCCCGTCGCTCTCGAAATTGAATTCGGTGACCGCGCCGTCGGACTTCGCGATCGGCCACCTCAATTCGATGAACAAGACGGCGGCCCTGCAATCGCTGTTCCCCAAGCCCGCTGTCAGCAACGGCGTGAATGCGGGCCTGGGCCGCGGGACGCCGGTCGGTGTGCTGTCGGTGCCGCGCGCCTGGGCGGCCGCCGCCCCCATGACGGAGCGGCTGCGCGAGGACCGGGTCCGCGAGCCCATCCGCCTGGTCGCGATCAGCGAGCATCCCGGGTGA
- a CDS encoding 3-oxoacyl-ACP reductase: MAVDLTRRLAGRVAVVTGAGGGIGLAAARRMHAEGATIVVADIDADAGGAAADELSGLFVPTDVSDEAAVNGLFDTAARAHGRIDIAFNNAGISPPDDDVIEDTELPAWQRVQDVNLKSVYLCCRAALRHMVPAQQGSIINTASFVAVLGSATSQISYTAAKGGVLAMSRELGVQFARQGIRVNALCPGPVNTPLLQELFAKDPERAARRLVHVPVGRFAHPDEIAAAVAFLASDDASFITASTFMVDGGISAAYVTPL, encoded by the coding sequence GTGGCGGTCGATCTCACCCGACGATTGGCGGGCCGCGTGGCCGTCGTCACCGGCGCCGGCGGCGGCATCGGGCTGGCCGCGGCGCGGCGGATGCATGCCGAGGGCGCGACCATCGTGGTCGCTGACATCGATGCCGACGCGGGCGGCGCGGCGGCGGACGAACTGTCCGGCTTGTTCGTGCCCACCGACGTCTCCGACGAGGCCGCGGTCAACGGGCTCTTCGACACCGCGGCGCGCGCCCACGGGCGCATCGACATCGCGTTCAACAACGCCGGCATCTCGCCCCCCGACGACGACGTCATCGAGGACACCGAACTGCCCGCGTGGCAACGCGTCCAGGACGTCAACCTGAAGTCGGTGTACCTGTGCTGCCGGGCGGCGTTGCGGCACATGGTTCCCGCGCAGCAGGGCTCCATCATCAACACGGCGTCATTCGTCGCCGTCCTGGGGTCGGCGACCTCGCAGATCTCCTACACCGCCGCCAAGGGCGGGGTGCTGGCCATGTCGCGCGAACTGGGTGTGCAGTTCGCCCGGCAGGGCATCCGGGTCAACGCGCTGTGCCCCGGGCCCGTGAACACCCCGCTGCTGCAAGAGCTTTTCGCCAAGGATCCCGAGCGGGCCGCCCGCCGGCTGGTGCACGTCCCGGTGGGCCGGTTCGCCCACCCCGACGAAATCGCCGCGGCGGTAGCCTTTTTGGCCAGCGATGACGCGTCATTCATCACCGCTTCGACGTTCATGGTCGACGGCGGCATCAGCGCCGCCTATGTCACCCCGCTGTAA
- a CDS encoding aldehyde dehydrogenase family protein — translation MSAARLINPATEEVLRSVEHADAAAVDDAVDRARAAQRRWARVSPAERAAGLRDFAGAVDAHLGELAALEVANSGHPIASAEWEAGHVRDVLNFYAASPERLSGKQIPVAGGLDVTFNEPMGVVGVITPWNFPMPIASWGFAPALAAGNAVLIKPAEATPLTTIRLGELAVQAGLDADLLQVLPGRGAVVGERFVTHPGIRKIVFTGSTDVGKRVMSGAAAHVKRVTLELGGKSANIVFADCDLERAAATAPAGVFDNAGQDCCARSRMLVQRSVYDRFMELLEPAVTGVVVGDPASRDTEMGPLVSAAHRDKVASYVPDDAPVAFRGTAPAGRGFWFPPTVLTPQRTDRSVTDEIFGPVVTVLAFDDEQDAVGLANDTSYGLSGSIWTNDLSRALRVSRAIESGNLSVNSHSSVRYSTPFGGFKQSGLGRELGPDAPLHFTETKNVFIAIRED, via the coding sequence TTGAGCGCCGCGCGGCTGATCAACCCCGCGACCGAGGAAGTGCTGCGCTCGGTCGAACACGCCGACGCCGCCGCGGTCGACGACGCGGTGGACCGGGCGCGGGCGGCCCAGCGACGGTGGGCGCGGGTGTCCCCGGCCGAGCGGGCCGCCGGCCTGCGGGACTTCGCCGGCGCCGTCGACGCCCATCTCGGCGAGCTGGCCGCACTCGAGGTCGCCAACTCCGGGCATCCCATCGCGTCCGCCGAATGGGAGGCCGGTCACGTCCGCGACGTGTTGAACTTCTACGCGGCCAGCCCGGAACGCTTGTCCGGCAAGCAAATTCCCGTTGCCGGTGGCCTGGACGTCACGTTCAACGAGCCGATGGGCGTCGTCGGTGTGATCACGCCGTGGAACTTCCCGATGCCCATCGCGTCGTGGGGTTTCGCACCGGCGTTGGCCGCGGGCAACGCCGTGCTGATCAAACCCGCCGAGGCGACGCCGCTGACCACCATCCGGCTCGGTGAGCTCGCGGTGCAGGCCGGACTCGACGCGGACCTGCTCCAGGTGCTGCCGGGCCGGGGCGCGGTGGTCGGGGAGCGGTTCGTCACCCACCCCGGCATCCGCAAGATCGTGTTCACCGGGTCCACCGACGTCGGCAAGCGGGTAATGTCCGGCGCGGCCGCTCACGTGAAGCGGGTGACCCTGGAACTGGGCGGCAAGAGCGCCAACATCGTGTTCGCCGACTGCGACCTCGAGCGCGCCGCGGCGACCGCACCGGCCGGGGTGTTCGACAACGCGGGACAGGACTGCTGCGCGCGGAGCCGAATGCTGGTGCAGCGCAGCGTCTATGACCGGTTCATGGAGCTGCTCGAGCCCGCCGTCACCGGCGTCGTCGTCGGCGATCCGGCGTCCCGGGACACCGAAATGGGTCCGCTGGTGTCGGCCGCACACCGCGACAAGGTCGCGTCGTATGTGCCCGACGACGCCCCCGTCGCGTTCCGCGGCACCGCGCCGGCTGGCCGCGGATTCTGGTTCCCGCCAACGGTTCTGACTCCGCAGCGCACCGACCGCAGCGTCACCGACGAGATCTTCGGCCCGGTCGTTACGGTGCTGGCCTTCGACGACGAGCAGGACGCCGTCGGGTTGGCCAACGACACCAGCTACGGACTGTCCGGATCGATCTGGACCAACGACCTGTCCCGCGCGCTGCGCGTGTCCCGGGCGATCGAATCCGGCAATCTGTCCGTGAATTCGCACTCGTCGGTGCGGTACAGCACGCCGTTCGGCGGATTCAAGCAGTCCGGGCTGGGCCGTGAGCTGGGCCCGGACGCGCCGCTGCACTTCACCGAGACCAAGAACGTGTTCATCGCGATCAGAGAGGACTAG
- a CDS encoding gamma-glutamyl-gamma-aminobutyrate hydrolase family protein has protein sequence MGLNASRPLIGLTTYLEQVQTGIWDIRAGYLPSDYFEGVLLAGGIAVLLPPQPVDAEIVDAVLDGLHGLVITGGYDLDPASYGQQPHPTTDAPRTDRDAWEFALLQGALRRGLPVLGICRGAQVLNVALGGTLHQHLPDVLGHSGHRAGNGVFTRLPVRTVAGTRLAALVGESADAPSYHHQAVDRVGDGLVVSARDADGVVEALELPGDRFVLAVQWHPEQSLEDLRLFAAIVDAARSYAGRAS, from the coding sequence GTGGGTTTGAACGCCTCTAGACCGCTGATCGGCCTGACGACGTATCTGGAACAGGTGCAGACCGGCATCTGGGACATCCGCGCCGGGTACCTACCGTCCGACTACTTCGAAGGCGTCCTGCTGGCCGGCGGGATCGCGGTGCTGCTGCCGCCGCAGCCGGTGGACGCCGAGATCGTCGACGCGGTACTGGACGGCCTGCACGGACTGGTGATCACCGGGGGATACGATCTGGACCCCGCGAGCTACGGCCAGCAACCGCACCCGACCACGGACGCGCCCCGCACCGACCGCGACGCCTGGGAATTCGCGCTGTTGCAGGGCGCCCTGCGGCGGGGCCTGCCGGTGCTGGGAATCTGCCGCGGCGCACAGGTGCTCAACGTCGCGCTGGGCGGCACGCTGCACCAGCACCTGCCCGACGTGCTCGGGCACAGCGGGCACCGGGCGGGCAACGGGGTGTTCACCAGGCTGCCGGTGCGCACGGTGGCGGGCACCCGGCTGGCCGCGCTGGTCGGGGAGTCCGCCGATGCGCCGAGCTATCACCACCAGGCCGTCGACCGGGTGGGGGACGGCCTGGTGGTCAGCGCGCGGGACGCCGACGGCGTCGTCGAGGCGCTGGAGCTGCCGGGCGACAGGTTTGTGCTTGCGGTGCAATGGCATCCCGAACAGTCGCTGGAAGACCTGCGGTTGTTCGCCGCGATCGTCGACGCGGCCCGGTCCTACGCGGGGCGCGCGAGTTGA
- a CDS encoding glutamine synthetase family protein produces MASEESAVTDPNAARLPLAALERLVGTGEVDTVIVAFADMQGRLVGKRIDARLFVDDVAAHGAECCGYLLAVDVDMNTVGGYAMSSWDTGYGDTVARPDLSTMRRIPWLPGTALVIADVGWADGSPVAVAPRAILRRQLDRLADRGLAANVATELEFIVFDETYRQAWANGYRGLTPASDYNIDYAISASSRMEPLLRDIRQGMIGAGLRFEAVKGECNRGQQEIGFRYADALVTCDNHVIYKNGAKEIADQHGKSLTFMAKYDEREGNSCHVHLSLRDPQGGAVFADPSRPRGMSSVFCGFLAGLLATLRDLTLFYAPNINSYKRFADGSFAPTALAWGLDNRTCALRVVGHGPNTRVECRVPGGDVNPYLAVAAMVAGGLYGIERGLELPEPCAGNAYQAPGVERLPVTLAEAASVFEHSTLARDVFGDDVVAHYLNNARVELAAFNAAVTDWERIRGFERL; encoded by the coding sequence ATGGCCAGTGAAGAAAGTGCTGTGACCGACCCGAACGCCGCCAGGTTGCCGTTGGCCGCGCTCGAACGACTCGTGGGCACCGGCGAGGTGGACACCGTCATCGTGGCATTCGCCGACATGCAGGGCCGGCTGGTCGGGAAGCGGATCGACGCGCGGCTGTTCGTCGACGACGTGGCCGCCCACGGCGCCGAGTGCTGCGGCTACCTGCTCGCCGTCGACGTCGACATGAACACCGTGGGCGGGTATGCGATGTCGAGCTGGGACACCGGGTACGGCGACACGGTGGCCAGGCCCGACCTGTCCACCATGCGCCGCATTCCCTGGCTGCCCGGTACGGCCTTGGTGATCGCCGACGTGGGCTGGGCCGACGGCAGCCCGGTCGCCGTGGCGCCGCGGGCAATCCTGCGCCGCCAGCTGGACCGGCTGGCCGACCGGGGCCTGGCCGCCAACGTCGCCACCGAGCTGGAATTCATCGTGTTCGACGAGACCTACCGCCAGGCCTGGGCCAACGGCTACCGCGGGCTGACCCCGGCCAGCGACTACAACATCGACTACGCGATCTCGGCGTCGTCGCGCATGGAGCCGCTGCTGCGCGACATCCGCCAGGGAATGATCGGCGCCGGCCTGCGATTCGAGGCCGTCAAGGGCGAATGCAACAGGGGGCAGCAGGAAATCGGCTTCCGGTACGCCGATGCCCTGGTCACCTGCGACAACCACGTCATCTACAAGAACGGTGCCAAGGAGATCGCCGACCAGCACGGAAAGAGTCTGACGTTCATGGCCAAATACGATGAGCGAGAAGGGAACAGCTGTCACGTTCACCTCTCGCTGCGCGATCCACAGGGCGGCGCGGTGTTCGCCGACCCCAGCCGCCCGCGCGGCATGTCGTCGGTGTTCTGCGGTTTTCTGGCCGGCCTGCTGGCCACCCTGCGCGACCTCACACTCTTTTATGCGCCGAACATCAACTCCTACAAGCGATTCGCCGACGGTAGTTTCGCGCCCACCGCGCTGGCGTGGGGATTGGACAATCGCACCTGTGCGCTGCGGGTGGTCGGCCACGGGCCCAACACCCGGGTCGAGTGCCGGGTCCCCGGCGGCGACGTCAACCCGTATCTGGCGGTGGCGGCGATGGTCGCCGGCGGGCTGTACGGTATCGAACGGGGCCTCGAGCTACCGGAGCCCTGCGCGGGAAACGCTTACCAGGCTCCCGGCGTCGAGCGGTTGCCCGTCACGCTGGCCGAGGCGGCCTCGGTGTTCGAGCACTCGACGCTCGCGCGGGACGTGTTCGGCGACGACGTGGTCGCCCACTACCTGAACAACGCCCGGGTGGAGCTGGCGGCGTTCAACGCGGCGGTCACCGACTGGGAGAGGATACGTGGGTTTGAACGCCTCTAG
- a CDS encoding alpha/beta hydrolase — MMTTLDGFPVPVVVGGPENGVVVVILGDEDRVPAAYDAVCERLHTASLRTVVVGFDPRLTPKSVIGILDALGIGWAVVMGDRAGGELAWELTATRLGRFVGLVVIDRGHPRAANYEGAITDGHCPPVEIGTTVLVSSPATRAVAQESQRYVYADYRVVHLGRRTVQESTAQLAAEIILRTSGW, encoded by the coding sequence ATGATGACCACTCTGGACGGGTTCCCCGTCCCGGTGGTCGTGGGCGGTCCGGAGAACGGCGTCGTCGTCGTCATATTGGGCGACGAGGACCGCGTCCCGGCGGCCTACGATGCCGTGTGCGAGCGGCTGCACACCGCGTCGCTTCGAACGGTCGTGGTCGGTTTCGATCCGCGCCTGACCCCCAAGTCGGTGATCGGCATCCTCGATGCGCTGGGCATCGGGTGGGCCGTGGTGATGGGTGATCGCGCCGGCGGCGAACTCGCCTGGGAACTGACCGCGACCCGGCTGGGCCGGTTCGTCGGGCTGGTGGTGATCGATCGCGGCCATCCGCGGGCCGCCAATTACGAGGGCGCCATCACCGACGGGCACTGCCCGCCGGTCGAGATCGGCACCACCGTGTTGGTCAGCTCGCCGGCCACCCGGGCGGTGGCCCAGGAGAGCCAGCGCTACGTCTACGCCGACTACCGGGTGGTGCACCTGGGGCGGCGGACCGTGCAGGAGTCGACGGCGCAGCTGGCGGCCGAGATCATTTTGCGCACCAGCGGCTGGTAG
- a CDS encoding cobyric acid synthase, protein MTGALLVAGTSSDAGKSVVVAGLCRLLARRGVRVAPFKAQNMSNNSVVTVEGGEIGRAQAIQARAAGLEPSVRFNPILLKPGSDRTSQLVIKGQVADSVSAKSYVRHRDRLASVVLDELTCLRDEFDAVICEGAGSPAEINLRATDLANMGLARAAQLPVLLVGDIDRGGLLAHLFGTVAVLEPDDQALIAGFIVNKFRGDPALLEPGLRQLHDMTGRPTYGVLPYADQLWLDAEDSLSVVAHRAIGTPAPPLGEQWLRVAAIRLPRISNSTDVEALACEPGVLVRWVADPADVTDADLIVIPGSKATVSDLSWLRDRGLADAISAHAGAGKPVLGICGGFQMLCSRLDDPVESGAAGVPGLGLLDVDITFAPEKTLRRWQRPLTGYEIHHGRVARCAEQGWFAVDADQGPQGVVRGAVFGTHWHGLLDNDDFRRGWLRRVADAAGRGGFVVGDVNVAARRDTQLDLAADLLASHLDVGGVLSLLDGPPRRPVLSSRLSP, encoded by the coding sequence ATGACCGGAGCGCTGCTGGTCGCGGGCACCAGCTCCGACGCCGGGAAATCGGTGGTGGTGGCGGGCCTGTGCCGGTTGTTGGCCCGCCGCGGGGTGCGGGTCGCCCCGTTCAAGGCGCAGAACATGTCCAACAACTCGGTGGTGACCGTCGAGGGCGGTGAGATCGGCCGCGCCCAAGCGATCCAGGCGCGCGCGGCCGGGCTGGAGCCCAGCGTGCGGTTCAACCCGATCCTGCTCAAGCCGGGCAGTGACCGCACCTCGCAGCTGGTGATCAAGGGTCAGGTCGCCGACTCGGTCAGCGCCAAAAGCTATGTGCGACATCGTGATCGGCTGGCCTCCGTAGTACTCGACGAATTGACCTGTCTGCGTGACGAATTCGATGCGGTGATCTGCGAGGGGGCCGGCTCACCGGCCGAGATCAATCTGCGCGCCACCGATCTGGCCAACATGGGACTGGCCCGGGCCGCGCAGTTGCCGGTGCTCCTGGTCGGCGACATCGACCGCGGCGGCCTGCTGGCACACCTGTTCGGGACGGTCGCGGTGCTCGAGCCCGACGACCAGGCCCTGATCGCCGGCTTCATCGTCAACAAATTCCGCGGCGACCCCGCGCTGCTCGAGCCCGGGTTGCGCCAGCTGCATGACATGACGGGTCGCCCGACCTACGGGGTGCTGCCGTATGCCGACCAGCTGTGGCTGGACGCCGAGGACTCGCTGTCGGTGGTCGCGCACCGTGCCATCGGCACGCCGGCACCTCCGCTCGGCGAACAGTGGCTGCGGGTGGCCGCCATCCGGCTACCCCGGATCTCCAACTCCACCGACGTCGAGGCACTCGCCTGCGAGCCCGGTGTGCTGGTGCGCTGGGTCGCCGACCCCGCCGACGTCACCGACGCCGATCTGATCGTCATCCCCGGCAGCAAAGCCACTGTCTCCGACCTGTCTTGGCTGCGCGATCGGGGCCTGGCCGACGCGATCAGCGCGCACGCCGGCGCCGGCAAGCCGGTGCTGGGAATCTGCGGGGGATTTCAAATGCTGTGCAGTCGCCTGGACGATCCGGTGGAATCCGGGGCCGCGGGCGTGCCCGGCCTGGGTCTGCTCGACGTCGACATCACCTTTGCTCCCGAGAAGACTTTGCGCCGCTGGCAGCGGCCCCTCACCGGCTACGAGATCCATCACGGGCGGGTCGCCCGCTGTGCCGAGCAGGGCTGGTTCGCGGTCGATGCGGACCAGGGTCCGCAGGGTGTAGTGCGCGGCGCGGTCTTCGGGACCCATTGGCACGGCCTGCTCGACAACGACGATTTCCGGCGCGGGTGGCTGCGCCGGGTCGCCGATGCGGCCGGGCGCGGCGGTTTCGTGGTCGGCGATGTCAACGTCGCCGCGCGCCGCGATACCCAGCTCGATCTCGCCGCCGACCTGCTGGCGTCTCATCTGGACGTCGGGGGTGTTCTCAGCCTGCTTGATGGTCCGCCGCGGCGGCCGGTGCTCTCAAGTCGCTTGTCGCCGTAG
- the map gene encoding type I methionyl aminopeptidase: MPARTALSPGESSPTLPVPGRIPRPEYVGKPTAQEGSEPWVQTPEVIEKMRVAGQIAAAALVEAGKTVAPGVTTDELDRIAHEYMVDHGAYPSTLGYKGYPKSCCTSLNEVICHGIPDSTVIEDGDIVNIDVTAYIDGVHGDTNATFLAGDVSEEHRLLVERTREATMRAINAVKPGRALSVVGRVIESYANRFGYNVVRDFTGHGIGTTFHNGLVVLHYDQPSVSTVMQPGMTFTIEPMINLGGLDYEIWDDGWTVVTRDRKWTAQFEHTLLVTDTGVEILTLP, translated from the coding sequence ATGCCTGCTCGCACCGCGCTTTCCCCCGGAGAGTCGTCCCCGACTCTGCCGGTGCCCGGCCGTATCCCGCGCCCCGAATACGTCGGCAAGCCCACGGCCCAAGAGGGCAGCGAACCGTGGGTGCAGACACCCGAGGTGATCGAGAAGATGCGCGTCGCCGGCCAGATCGCGGCCGCGGCGCTGGTCGAGGCGGGCAAGACCGTCGCACCCGGGGTGACCACCGACGAACTGGACCGCATCGCCCACGAGTACATGGTCGACCACGGCGCCTACCCCTCCACGCTGGGCTACAAAGGCTACCCGAAGTCGTGCTGCACGTCGCTCAACGAGGTGATCTGCCACGGGATCCCCGACTCGACGGTGATCGAGGACGGTGACATCGTCAACATCGACGTCACCGCCTACATCGACGGCGTGCACGGCGACACCAACGCGACCTTTCTGGCCGGCGATGTCTCCGAGGAACACCGGCTGCTGGTGGAGCGCACCCGGGAGGCGACGATGCGCGCCATCAACGCCGTCAAGCCCGGACGTGCGCTCTCGGTCGTCGGCCGAGTCATCGAGTCGTACGCAAACCGGTTCGGCTACAACGTCGTTCGTGACTTCACCGGCCACGGCATCGGCACCACGTTCCACAACGGCCTGGTCGTCCTGCACTACGACCAGCCGTCGGTGTCCACCGTCATGCAACCGGGGATGACGTTCACCATCGAACCGATGATCAACCTCGGCGGCCTGGACTACGAGATCTGGGACGACGGCTGGACCGTGGTCACCCGCGACCGCAAGTGGACCGCGCAGTTCGAGCACACCCTGCTGGTCACCGACACCGGCGTCGAAATCCTCACCCTGCCATGA
- a CDS encoding DUF1707 SHOCT-like domain-containing protein — protein sequence MTDTGGDMVALRVSDADRNGTMRRLHNAVALGLIDIDEFEQRSSQVSYARTRGELDGLVGDLPGPGAIVTSAADRVELRGWAGSLRRHGEWTVPTRLALVRRLGSVELDLTKARFAGPVVVIELDMRFGSVEIRLPDGASASIDDVEVYVGSASDRRKDPPGEGRPHVVLTGRVVCGSVNIRGPRRSLLRRPRP from the coding sequence ATGACCGATACCGGCGGCGACATGGTGGCCCTGCGGGTCTCCGACGCCGACCGCAACGGCACGATGCGGCGACTGCACAACGCCGTCGCGCTCGGGCTGATCGACATCGACGAGTTCGAGCAGCGCTCGTCGCAGGTGTCCTACGCGCGCACCCGCGGCGAGCTGGACGGTCTGGTCGGCGACCTGCCGGGACCGGGCGCCATCGTCACCTCCGCGGCCGACCGGGTGGAACTGCGCGGCTGGGCGGGTTCGCTGCGGCGTCACGGCGAATGGACGGTGCCCACCCGCCTGGCCCTGGTCCGTCGGCTGGGTTCGGTGGAACTCGACCTCACCAAGGCGCGGTTCGCGGGCCCAGTGGTGGTCATCGAACTCGACATGAGGTTCGGCTCGGTGGAGATTCGGCTGCCCGACGGGGCCAGCGCGTCGATCGACGACGTCGAGGTCTACGTGGGCAGCGCCAGCGACCGGCGCAAAGACCCGCCCGGTGAGGGCAGGCCGCACGTGGTGCTGACCGGTCGGGTGGTGTGCGGCTCGGTGAACATCCGGGGACCGCGCCGTTCGCTGCTGCGCCGCCCGCGGCCCTGA